GCTTGACGGCAGCAGCTGCCTTGCGCTTGCGCTCGGTAGTCGGCTTCTCGTAAAACTCGCGGCGGCGGACTTCGGCGAGTACACCGGCTTTCTCGCAGGAGCGCTTGAAGCGGCGCAGTGCGACGTCGAAGGGTTCGTTCTCTTTTACTTTGACGGCAGGCATTTCGTACCTTTCTCAAATCTGTGAGTCATGGCTACCGGCCTAGCCAGTAGCAAGTGCATTTCAGGGGAGCGGATGTTACCGCCTAAATTCGAGAAATGCAAAGTCTTCATGGTTAAAAACTAGCCGCAGGCGGCCGGGCTGATTATCATGCGCGGCATGTTACCTGAAGATGACGGCCAGACAGGCAGACAATGCGCATTCTCGGAATAGAAACATCCTGCGATGAGACAGGCGTAGCGCTGTACGACAGCGAGCGCGGCCTGCTGGCGG
The nucleotide sequence above comes from Halopseudomonas xinjiangensis. Encoded proteins:
- the rpsU gene encoding 30S ribosomal protein S21 → MPAVKVKENEPFDVALRRFKRSCEKAGVLAEVRRREFYEKPTTERKRKAAAAVKRHAKKLQRENRRRERLY